One part of the Ziziphus jujuba cultivar Dongzao chromosome 2, ASM3175591v1 genome encodes these proteins:
- the LOC107418664 gene encoding L-type lectin-domain containing receptor kinase IX.1, whose protein sequence is MSSINLTSTRTCTSTTWLLFIHFVLYLPLLHALHFNYPDFKDVNGIVTSGQANVTEGILRLTNGSPITTVGRAVYDKQVRLWDNSTGKVTDFTTSFDFSIKKMGNDSIGADGFAFFLAKNGSQSPDRSHGGCFGLISNCTYNSADGLVAVEFDTFRNTVDLGSNHFAIDVNSIYSVKTREMTRPLNDGSKIHVAINYAYSTNNFSVTLSFLGSSSSNDHGSFNIWTLIDIPRVMPEYATVGFAAGTGTYTQKHEVLSWEFNSTESPAGEREINSTGWSPAGNNEQGRMNNVAVVVGPVVGGVFIIVVIGLFYWRRAQGVVEFEDQEGTSGFENAMNREFDHNTGPRRYSYSEMVRATNNFAKQGLLGEGGFGEVYKGFLSQLNMTIAVKRVSKRSKQGRKEYISEVKIISGLRHRNLVKLMGWCHEKGELLLIYEFMPNGSLDSHLFREKTMLKWAVRYKMALGLASALLYLHEESDQSVIHRDIKSSNIMLDSDFNTKLGDFGLARLMDEDAVAKTTALAGTFGYMAPEYISKGKASKASDVYSFGVVALEIACGRKSIESNSDASLAAWVWEMYGEDRVVDVVDKRLGMEFEAKELECLVNVGLWCAHPDHTLRPSIRQALQVLQFEAHFPDLPKSMPPPNYNLGSLEEEPPVPSSAAAHNSLSFTSINVGR, encoded by the coding sequence ATGTCCTCCATCAACCTTACTAGTACACGTACTTGTACTAGTACTACTTGGCTGTTATTTATCCACTTTGTGCTGTATCTTCCTCTGTTACATGCACTTCACTTCAACTATCCCGATTTCAAAGACGTCAATGGGATAGTCACTTCCGGGCAGGCCAACGTCACAGAAGGAATTCTAAGGCTCACAAATGGTTCACCAATTACCACTGTTGGTAGAGCAGTGTATGATAAACAAGTACGTCTTTGGGACAATTCCACTGGGAAGGTTACAGATTTCACCACCAGTTTTGATTTCAGCATTAAGAAAATGGGAAATGATTCGATTGGTGCAGATGGGTTTGCTTTCTTCCTCGCTAAAAATGGATCCCAATCGCCTGACAGGTCACATGGAGGCTGCTTCGGACTCATTTCCAATTGTACCTATAATTCGGCAGATGGGCTGGTGGCTGTTGAGTTCGACACTTTCAGAAACACCGTTGATCTAGGAAGCAATCATTTCGCGATCGACGTCAACTCCATCTATTCTGTTAAAACCAGGGAAATGACCAGACCTTTGAACGATGGATCGAAGATTCATGTGGCGATCAATTACGCTTATTCAACCAACAATTTCAGTGTCACTTTATCCTTCCTTGGAAGCTCATCCTCAAATGATCATGGAAGTTTTAACATTTGGACTTTGATCGATATACCAAGAGTCATGCCCGAATATGCCACTGTCGGATTCGCTGCTGGAACTGGCACTTACACTCAGAAACATGAAGTTCTTTCATGGGAATTCAATTCAACTGAGTCTCCTGCAGGAGAACGGGAGATCAATTCAACAGGGTGGTCCCCTGCAGGAAATAACGAGCAAGGCAGAATGAATAATGTTGCAGTGGTGGTTGGTCCTGTAGTTGGTGGAGTTTTTATAATTGTTGTAATTGGTCTGTTCTATTGGAGGAGAGCTCAAGGGGTGGTTGAATTTGAAGATCAAGAAGGAACCTCGGGATTCGAAAATGCTATGAACCGGGAATTCGATCACAACACAGGTCCTAGGAGGTATTCCTACAGTGAAATGGTCAGGGCCACTAATAACTTTGCTAAACAAGGTCTGCTTGGAGAAGGGGGATTCGGAGAGGTTTACAAAGGCTTCCTAAGCCAACTGAATATGACGATTGCAGTTAAAAGAGTGTCGAAACGGTCCAAACAGGGAAGAAAGGAGTACATATCCGAGGTGAAAATAATCAGCGGATTGAGACACAGAAATTTAGTGAAGCTGATGGGTTGGTGCCATGAGAAGGGAGAGCTCCTTCTCATCTATGAGTTCATGCCTAATGGCAGTCTCGATTCTCACCTGTTTCGAGAGAAGACCATGCTCAAATGGGCAGTCAGGTATAAGATGGCCCTTGGCCTTGCCTCGGCATTGCTATACCTGCATGAAGAGTCGGACCAAAGTGTGATTCACAGGGACATAAAATCGAGCAATATAATGTTGGACTCGGATTTCAACACGAAACTAGGGGATTTTGGTCTGGCAAGGTTGATGGATGAAGACGCAGTCGCCAAGACAACAGCGTTGGCAGGGACATTCGGGTATATGGCGCCGGAATATATAAGTAAGGGCAAGGCAAGTAAAGCATCCGATGTGTATAGCTTTGGGGTGGTGGCTTTGGAGATAGCATGtggaagaaaatcaattgaAAGTAACAGTGATGCTTCACTGGCAGCTTGGGTGTGGGAGATGTATGGAGAGGATAGAGTGGTTGATGTGGTGGACAAGAGATTGGGTATGGAGTTTGAAGCAAAAGAGTTGGAATGTTTGGTGAATGTTGGGCTTTGGTGCGCACACCCTGATCATACTCTCAGACCATCCATTAGGCAGGCCTTACAGGTTCTGCAATTTGAGGCACATTTTCCTGATCTTCCCAAAAGCATGCCTCCTCCAAACTACAATTTAGGCAGCTTGGAAGAGGAACCTCCTGTGCCCTCCTCTGCAGCTGCACATAATTCATTGTCTTTTACTTCTATTAATGTTGGTCGTTAA